A segment of the Patescibacteria group bacterium genome:
AAAAATTATTCGGTGATAACAATATTCCCCTTCTCCGTGATCGCCACGGTATGCTCGAAATGCGCCGAGAGCGAATTATCGGCCGTGACAATGGAAAAGCCATCCGGACCGCTTTTAGTGTCGGCGCGGCCCATATTCACCATCGGCTCGATGGCGATCACCATGCCCGGCCGCAATTCCGTGTCGCGGATGCCATAGGAAACAAATTCATAATTGAAAACTTCCGGCTCTTCATGAACCTGATGGCCGACGCCGTGTCCGACCAGATCGCGAACCACCGAGAAACCGGCTTTCTCCACAAAATTTTGCACGGCAATGCCCAGCTTGTTCAAAGTTCCGCCCGGCTTGGCTTCTTCAATGGCGATTTCCAAGGCTTTTTTGGTAACCTCGATCAATCTTTTGGCGTTCTTGCCGATCTTGCCGACCGGAACCGTTAAGGTCATGTCCGTGTAAAAACCGCCCAAGGCCGAATAACGGTTTTTGGCCTTAATTTTCTCGGCCGCGCGGCCTCCAACCGGATATTCCATGCCCAAATCCAGGCCAATAATATCGCCTTCTTTGAGTATGCGCCCCGGGATCGGCAGCCCGTGCACAATCTCGTTATTGATCGAGGCGCATAAGGCGGTCGGAAAAAACCGGCCGTTAGCCACTTCATAATTTTTAAACGAAGGCCGGCCGCCGGCGGAGTCGATTAATTCGCAGGCCAAATTTTCCAATTTTTCCGTGCTGACTCCGGGTTTGACTTCGGCGGCGATCCGGCGCAAAATTCGGGACAATATCTTGCCGCCGGCCCGAAGCACGATTATTTCATCTTTAGTCTTGATGGTAATCATTAATTTAAAAAAGTCTTTGCGATTTTAAGATACTTAATCGGGTAATTAGTTAATTAGTTACTTAGTTTAAAAATAGATAAGCTTCATTATTATCCGTGAACTTCGTTGCGATACAACTAAGTACCTAATTAACTAAGCGACTAATAACCCCTGCCATACTTTCAAATTTTAAAAATCCGTGAAGTTTAACGCCGCACTTTATCCAGATTGCTTAGGATATCTTTTTCAACTTTAGCGATATTCTGCTCGCCGTTTATCCGAAATAACATATTCCTCGAGGAAAAATAATTCAAAACCGGATCATTCTCGCGGTGAAAATTACGCAAGCGGCGGGAAATCGACTTTGGCTCATCGTCAGGACGGCGCTCAATTTTATGGCCGCAAGAATCGCAGACCCCCTTCTCGCGCGGAGGATTTACTCCAAGATGATAGGTCCGGCCGCAAGCGTAACAGACTCGGCGCTTGCCCAGGCGTTTTCTCGCTTCTTGCGCGCTGATATAGATATAAAAAACCAGCACATCTTTTTCTCCTTCATGAAATTCGCGCAAAATTTCTTCCAGGATGCGGATCTGTTTAAAGTGCCGGGGGAAACCGTCAAGAATAAAACCTTTTTTAGTGTCAGGCTGGCGCAGCCGTTTTTCCATCACTCCTCTCATTAACTCATCGGACACCAAACTCCCTTGATCCATTTTTTTCTTGATCGCTTTTCCGATCTTGGTTTTATTTTTTATTTCCAGGCGCAATAACTCGCCCCCGGAAATAGCCGGAATTTTCAACCGTTCGGCTAATTTATCGGTTTGCGTTCCCTTGCCCGACCCGGGAGGACCCATAAAAATTAATATCATCTTCTTCCTCTTTTTCATGTTCATTGCTTAAAAAATCATTAACTGATATTTATCAAATTAAGATTTAAAAATTATGCCGACGTAAAGTCGGCATCCCGAGCTTGCCTCGGGAAGAATTAATAAATTATCTGCCAAAACCCAAAGGTTTAGCTGGAGGTTTGATTCCCGGCGTACCAGCCGCCGAGGCATAATCGCTTTTCTTGGCGAAACCGGTCCTGGCCGAACCGTACCTCCCCTTGGCAAAACCGAGTTTGCTTCTAACTTTGCCAACCGCCGCCCGGCCGACTTCGCCTTCGGTGGTTCCGCCCACCAAAGAAACGCGGGAACGGCTCTCCACTTCGCCGCCGGCAAAAGCCGAGCGGGAAGTTCGATAACCGGTCACACCTTCTTCTCCGGAACGACGGGTGAGAAAAATATTTATTTTCTTTTTTTGCTCAGCCATTTTTTCGGCCTCAACTTTCTCCCGATAGGTCAGCGGCTTTCCCTCTTTGGCTATTTTTTTTGCCGGACTAAACATAGATTAACCGCTTAAATGCTCTAAAATTTTCATTACCAATTCCATATCCCAATGAGTCAAGCTCCGATCGCCTGTTCTGATCTTTTCCCAAATATGAAACCTGGCCGAATGATCCAATCCGCCTCGACGGATGACCTCTTCGTAAGGATCGAGAGCGTCAACGATCAGGTCGATATCATTCCTGATGTTTTTATATTCGGACTTAAAGGTGATCTCGGTTAACTTGTGCCTAAAACCGAGGTGGGGGTCATTAAGCCTGAAATCCGGGCCCGGACCAGGCAATCGGGCAGTATCCATAAAATTAAAACACTCAATTGACAATGCTAATTATCAATTGAAATATTATGACTTACTGTCTAATCATAGCACAAAATCACCCGACAAAAAAGCCCCCAAGGGGCTTTATACTAAATATTTTATACTTCATACCAATATCCTACATTCCTTCGTACTCCCGCATCGTCAACTGCGC
Coding sequences within it:
- a CDS encoding nucleoside monophosphate kinase, with the protein product MGPPGSGKGTQTDKLAERLKIPAISGGELLRLEIKNKTKIGKAIKKKMDQGSLVSDELMRGVMEKRLRQPDTKKGFILDGFPRHFKQIRILEEILREFHEGEKDVLVFYIYISAQEARKRLGKRRVCYACGRTYHLGVNPPREKGVCDSCGHKIERRPDDEPKSISRRLRNFHRENDPVLNYFSSRNMLFRINGEQNIAKVEKDILSNLDKVRR
- a CDS encoding M24 family metallopeptidase; the encoded protein is MITIKTKDEIIVLRAGGKILSRILRRIAAEVKPGVSTEKLENLACELIDSAGGRPSFKNYEVANGRFFPTALCASINNEIVHGLPIPGRILKEGDIIGLDLGMEYPVGGRAAEKIKAKNRYSALGGFYTDMTLTVPVGKIGKNAKRLIEVTKKALEIAIEEAKPGGTLNKLGIAVQNFVEKAGFSVVRDLVGHGVGHQVHEEPEVFNYEFVSYGIRDTELRPGMVIAIEPMVNMGRADTKSGPDGFSIVTADNSLSAHFEHTVAITEKGNIVITE